One Peromyscus leucopus breed LL Stock chromosome 2, UCI_PerLeu_2.1, whole genome shotgun sequence DNA window includes the following coding sequences:
- the LOC114703279 gene encoding olfactory receptor 13C7-like: MERSNQTCPVTGFILLGLSAHPTLEKTFFLLILSMYLVILLGNGVLILVTILDSHLHTPMYFFLGNLSFLDICYTTSSVPLILDSFLTPRKTISFSACAVQMFLSFAMGATECVLLSMMAFDRYVAICNPLRYPVVMSKAAYVPMAISSWVAGGITGTVQTSLAMRLPFCGDNVINHFTCEILAVLKLACADISINIISMGVANVIFLGIPVMFIFVSYIFILVTILRIPSAEGRRKAFSTCSAHLTVVIIFYGTILFMYRKPKSKDPLGADKQDLADKLISLFYGVVTPMLNPIIYSLRNKDVRAAVRSLLSQKHFKQ, from the coding sequence GCTTCATTCTCCTGGGCCTCTCCGCCCACCCAACACTGGAGAAAACCTTCTTCCTGCTCATCCTGTCCATGTACCTGGTGATCCTGCTGGGCAACGGGGTCCTCATCCTGGTCACCATCCTCGACTCCCACCTGCACAcgcccatgtacttcttcctgggGAACCTCTCCTTCCTGGACATCTGCTACACCACCTCCTCGGTCCCCCTCATCCTCGACAGCTTCCTGACCCCCAGGAAGACCATCTCCTTCTCAGCCTGTGCAGTGCAGATGTTTCTCTCCTTTGCCATGGGAGCCACGGAGTGTGTGCTCCTGAGTATGATGGCGTTTGACcgttatgtggccatctgcaacccCCTCAGGTACCCAGTGGTCATGAGCAAGGCTGCCTACGTGCCCATGGCCATCAGCTCCTGGGTGGCTGGAGGCATCACAGGCACAGTGCAGACATCTTTGGCAATGCGCCTGCCTTTCTGTGGGGACAATGTCATCAATCACTTCACCTGTGagatcctggctgtcctgaaactggcctGTGCTGACATCTCCATCAATATCATCAGCATGGGGGTGGCCAATGTGATCTTCCTGGGGATTCCAGTTATGTTCATCTTTGTTTCCTACATCTTCATCCTTGTAACCATCCTGAGGATCCCCTCTgctgaggggaggaggaaggccttctccacctgctctgcccacctcacTGTGGTGATCATCTTCTATGGGACCATCCTCTTCATGTACAGGAAGCCTAAGTCCAAGGACCCACTGGGGGCAGACAAGCAGGACCTCGCAGACAAGCTCATCTCCCTCTTCTATGGGGTGGTGACCCCCATGCTGAACCCCatcatctacagcctgaggaacaaggatgtgagggctgctgtgaggagccTGCTGAGTCAGAAACACTTCAAGCAGTGA